The sequence TTTATTTTTGAAGATTTCGATGCACAAGGTGGAATGCCAATTGCCACATATGGAGACGGGGAGTCCACTACAACCTCACGCGAAGCCGCGAAGGTCGCGAAGGTGACATTGGATTTTAGGGTTTAAGATGGCAAAGGGCACTAGTGCATCGCGTCACCTTATTTTAGAACCTTTTGTCGCATGCTGAGGCGGGCACTCTGGTCTCACGCAGAAGTGCGTGAAGGGGTGTTGCAGGGGATTATACCAAATTTCGCGTCTTAGCATCTTCGCGTGAGGCAGTGCGGTCATAGAGAGTACCAACGTCTCACGCGGAAGCACGCGGGAGACCGCGAAGAGGGACGGGAGATTTCTAAATTTAAGATGACAACGAGCGCTAGGTGTGTGAATTCAGGAGGATGACGCTTAATTCGAAAAAATGGGGGATTTCAGTCTCTCAATGGGTCGTAAGGCCCTGCTGGTACGTGTTGCGCGGTATCCTCCTCTGGAAACGGTATTGGTCGCTGTCAGGGCGCACCAGATAAGAGCCCGACTGGTTCGCTCCGGGAGGTTATCATGCCCCGAGCAGGGTTTTTCCTGGGGAGCACCCAGGCACTGCTCCCGCCCCTTGGGGGATCGCGGGTCGTGCCTCCTGCGGGGAGGGGGAGACCCCTCCCCGGTCCCCTCCCCCCGAGGCGATGCCCACCACGGTCCACTGCTACGTCGGTGAGACGGAGAACGGTCCTGATCCGGCACCGGGCTTCGCGATTCCGGATTTCAAGCAATTAATGCGGTTTCAACAACGGTTGAACCTCACCGGAATCTACCCGGGAATACAGTGCATCCCGGGTCACGTTCGCGCCAATGGGGGCATCCCCTCTCTCCCGGATAGATGGTGCCCGCCCGGGAGCGGGGGCAGAACGCCGATGCATGCGGGATTCGGCGCTACCCGCTATAAGCCCCGGCGGCAGTGCGGGGGAAGGGATTCGAATCGCAAGTTCCCGCGACCCCGGGCCCCAAAATCACTGGATATCCCCTCCAGATGAGTTGATCCATATCGGCTTCTTTATCAGGCGAATAGGAGTATCAGTACTTATGAGACCGGAAATCCCGGATCACCCGGGCCCGGACACATCTTCTCTCCTGATCTCTGATCTGGAAGAGGCGTTGCTGGCTGTCGACCGGGTGCGGGCAGGCAGGATCATCGAAGCGACCTGCGCTGCAAGTTCCCCTGTCTCCTGTATTGAGACCCTGATCGTCCCGGTTCTTGAGGAGATCGGGGAGAAGTGGGAGCAGGGACAGGTCGCCCTCTCGCAGGTCTATATGAGTGGGCGGATCTCTGAGGAGATTGTCGCTACGATGCTCCCTCCGGGCTCCCCTGAGCGGATAACGCAACCGAAGATAGCGATAGCGGTTCTTGAAGACCATCACACCCTGGGGAAGCGGATCCTTCTTGCCGTGCTCCGGGCAGGCGGCTACGAGGTGACCGATTATGGCGCGGGGGTGACGGTCGACGGACTCGTGGAGCGCGTGATTCAGGACCGGATTGAGATCCTGCTCATATCCACGCTTATGCTCCCCGCAGCGCTCAGGGCAAAGGAGGCGGTCACCCGCATCAAAGAAGCGATGCCGGAGGCCCGGGTGATCGTCGGGGGAGCCCCGTTCAGGTTCGATGCAGACCTCTGGAAAGAGACCGGAGCCGATGCCGTCGGCCGCTCGGCATCAGATACCCTCGCACTCGTGCGGGGGATGGCGGGGGCGGTGGTCTCATGACCGGCGAGATGACCCCGGCCGAGAGGACGGCCGTGACCATGGGGTTTGAGGAGCCCGACCGTGTCCCGCTCTTTCTGCTCTTCACCATCTACGGGGCAAAGGAACTGGGGCTCTCCATCAGGGACTACTTCTCAAGACCTGAGTACGTCGCCGAGGGGCAGATGCGCCTCCAGAAGAAGTTCGGCGGCGACTGCCTCAACCCGTTCTGCTACGCGGCGGTCGAGGTCGAGGCATGGGGAGGGGAGGTGATCTTCTCAGAGGTCGGGCCGCCCAATGCCGGCCGGCCGCCGATCCGGAGCCCCGAAGAGATTGAATCCCTCGAGGTGCCGCTCGTTGAGGAGAGCCCAGGCCTCCTCTTCGGGCTCAGGACGATCGAGTTGCTGAAGAAGGAGGTCGGCGATGACGTGCCCATCATGGGTTCGGTGGTATCCCCCTTCTCCCTCCCGGTGATGCAGCTGGGTTTTGATGCATACCTCGACCTCCTGTACGGGGAGCCCGACCTCTTCTGGACGCTGATGAAGAAGAACGAGGAGTTCTGTGTTGAGTGGGCAAATGCCCAGGTTGAAGCCGGTGCCACCGCCGTCGGTTACGCCGACCCGCTTGCCTCGCCTGACATGATTCCCCGGGATCTCTACCGCAGGACCGGGTTTGTCGTAGCCCGGCGCACCATTCCCCGGATAGAGGCCGGGGTCGCAACCAGTCTCGCCTCGGCACGGGCTCTCCCCGTCATCGATGACCTGGCCGGGACCGGCAGTGTCGGTGTCGGCGTCAGCGCCTTCGATGACCTTGCCACCGTAAAGCAGCAGTGTACGGGGAGGCTTACCGTGCTTGGGAACCTGAACGCCATCGAGATGCGCCGGTGGACGCCTGCACAGGCAGAGGCTGAGGTTAAGCGCGCGATCGCCGCCGCCGGGCCGGGCGGCGGGTTTGTCCTCTCAGACAACCACGGCGAGATCCCATGGCAGATACCGGAGAGCGTCCTCATGGCGATCGCCGCCGCGGTGAGGAAGTGGGGGAACTACCCACTCGACTGGGTATCAGGATGACAGGAAAATTCGGGGTGCTCTACTGTGAGAATCTGGCCCGGGAGATGGCCGCGGTGGTTGCCACCGGGGAGTTTCTGGAGATTCTCACAGAACCATTCCGCATGGACTGCGGCGGGAGACGGGCTGGGTGGGACCGGTTCGTGATCGGCCACTCCCGGTTCCAGGAGAGCTGCGAGAAGGTATGTGTCCTCGGGTGCGGGTGCCTGAAGTGGATTGAGCCGCCCGGCCCTGCTGTGGTGATCCCGGACCTGATGCGGGAGGTCCTCCTCCCGGTCCCCCTCTATGATGCCTGCGTCCGGGAGGGGGCGTTCATGGTCATCCCGGGCATGCTCTCGCGGTGGAGTGAATATCTCGCGGGCCTCGGGTTTGAGGGGGAAGCAGCAGGGGAGTTCTGCAGGGAGTCGATCAGGAAGATCGTGCTCCTCGATACGGGCATTGACCCGGAGGCCTCCCGGAACCTGGCAGCCCTCGGGGACGACCTCGGGATCCCCATAGAGCGGATTCCTGTCGGCATCGAGCCGCTGCAGCGGTATCTTGCCCTCCAGTATCTCCAGTGGCGCCTGGAACAGGAGAAGAAGACATATCGGGACTCTATCGCCGCAGCAAACCAGAGGTCCGCCGATTACGCGATGACCATCGATATACTGGGCAGGATCACGGAGCTCCAGAGCGAAGAGACGGTGGCTGAAGAGATGCTTGACCTCGTTACAGTCCTGTTTGCTCCGGCAAGGATCGGGTTTGCCTCCATCGACGGGGGAGAGGCAGGCAGGATCATCAGCCGCCCTCCCGGTTACTATGACGCTCCGGGGCGGGCAGCAGAGTTCTTCGCGCCGGAAACACGGAATGCCATCCTGTCTGACAGGGACGGCCTCTCGATGGAAGTCAGGCACAAAAACCAGTGCGTCGGTGTCCTCGTGCTTGAGGGACTCGCCGTGCCGCACCGGGCTGCCGAGTATCTCAGCATCAGCCGGTCCGTGACTGAGGTCTGCGGTCTTGCTATAGCAAACGCCCGGACGTACCAGAAACTCCAGGAAGCCGTGATGGAGCGCGATAGGGAGATCGGGGAGCGGATGCGGGCAGAGAAGGCGCTCCGCGAGGCGAACAGGAAACTTAACACCCTCTCGTCTATCACCCGGCACGATATACTGAACCAGCTGGCGGCGCTGCTTGGGTACCTTGAGATAACACAGATGGACCTGGAATCGGGACGCCTGCCCGCGGACCCTACCCTTGTCCGGTACGTCGCAAACGAGCTGCAAGCCGCGCGAACGATCCAGCGGCAGGTCGAGTTCACCCGTTTCTACCAGGACATCGGCGTGAAAGAAGCGGAGTGGCACGATGCGGAGACCCTGATCCGACAGGCGGCCGAAGAACTTCCGCTCTCGGAGGTCAGGGTGGATATCGGGGTTACGGGGCTCTGGGTCTATGCCGACCCCCTGATCGGGAAGGTCTTCTACAACCTCATGGAGAACTCGGTCCGGCATGGAGGGGATATCTCCCGGATATCGTTTCTTGGATCCCGGGCTGAAGGCGGCCTCGTGATCACCTACACCGACGACGGCCGGGGCATCCCTGCTGCTGATAAGGAGCGGATCTTCCGCAAGGGTTTTGGCAAGAATACGGGGCTCGGGCTCTTTCTCACCCGGGAGATCCTCGCGATCACCGGTATCACCATCAACGAGACCGGTGTGGAAGGAGAAGGTGTCAGGTTTGAGATCTTCATCCCCGAGGGAGAGTACCGGCTTGTGGGATCTGATACCTGATCCCCGGGCGCTACGGTTGATAGAAGAGCGGCAGTGCGGGGAAAGGGATTCGAACCCTTGAACTCCTGCGAGACTGGACCCTAAACCTATCACATACACTTGGCGCTGTTTACACCTTTAACCGCGCCGGGAGAACGGTTGCCAATGAATGTGATAGAGAAACTGAAGAACCTCGATCCGGTCAATAAAACGTATCTCGAAAAGTACATTCGCCACCTCAAGCTCAAGCAGCTGAAGCAGAAGACCATCGATACGAAGGTCTGGCGGATCTACACCTTCCTCTCCTGGAGCAAGTTCAGCGACGCACAAGAGGCAGGCCCGGAGCGGCTGGAAGACTACTTCATCGAACGAAGAGCGACCGTCAGCCCCTTCACCCTGCAGGGCGACATCCTCGAACTGAAGCTCTTCTTCCGCTGGCTTGTCCCCGACAGGGAGAAGGAACTCTTCCGTAACATCCGGATGAGGCGTCCGCGCAAGCATCTCCCCGTCGACCAGTTGATCACCCGCGAGGACATCGTCCGGCTCGTCGATGTCTGCGACAAGCCGCGTGACCGCGCGCTGATCATGCTCATGTGGGACTCTGGCGCCCGGATCGGGGAACTCCTGAGCCTCAACATCGGCCACGTCCAGTTCGACCGCTACGGTGCGGTGGTGATCGTGAACGGCAAGACCGGGATGCGGCGCCTCCGGCTGATCAGCTCCGTGCCGGATCTGCAGACCTGGGTCAACACGCACCCGCTCCGTGCGGACGCAAACGCCCCGCTCTTTGTGACCTCCCGGAGGTATGGGCACGAGCCCCGGCGCATGAGTATCCGGACGGTTGAGAACAAGTTGAAGTACGTTGCCCGGAAACTCGGGATGACGAAACCGATTCACCCGCACGCCATCCGCCACGCCCGGCTCACCGATCTGACCCGGAGCAACGGCAAGAAGCAGGGGCTCTCGGAGATGGAGCTCCGGCTCGTCGCCGGCTGGGAGAAGAACAGCGCGATGCCGGAGGTGTATGTTCACCTGTCCGGCGCGGATGTCGAGCGGAAGTTGCTGGAGAACGCCGGGCTCGTCGATGACGCGTCCGACCGGATGGATACCGCGCTCGAGCCCCGGCAGTGCCCGCGGTGCAAGGCCCTGAATGCTTATGACGCCTTCTACTGTGCGACGTGCTCGATGGCGCTCGTCGAAGAGGCGGCGAGAAAGGTGGACGAGTCGACGGAGGAGGCGAAGAAGAGTGGGGAGTATCTGGAGTATATGGAGTTGGTTCGACAGTTGAAGAAGGATTTGGGTTTGTCAAAGATTCAACCCTCTCATAGTTGATCCCGATAAATCACTTGCACTGAGCGCGGTTCTCACTTAAAACCGCTCTTCACCCATCTCTTTTTGTGTGCGGGAACGCTCCCGGGGCCACCTGACCCCGTTCTTTTCAGCACTGATCACCCCGATCCGCCCGCACAGGAGCAGTCTATGAAAGAGATCACCCAGGAAGTACTCGACCACATCCCGGACCCCATTGCAAAGCTCGTCTGGGAGAAGTGGATCGCCGACGGTAAAGCCAGATTGATAACGCCACACTACGAGGGAACAAAATGCAAAGCACAGACAGGATAGACGGCAGCCCCCATGATGAAGCGTGCGCCAACATCGATTCACACGGGACTGCCAACAGCTCTTCTCCGTCCGAAGGGATAAGACCAGCTACCGACAAGCGACGCGCGGGTATCGTCCCGCTCTACCTGGTCCAGCAGGTCGTGGCCGCCGAGATCGCTCGATACGGCCGGGCGGTGCGAGAGATCCACGTCGTCCGGACCGGCTGCCACTACTACACCATCACGACCCTGACCGCACGGGAGGCGGCCGGCCATGACTGAGCCGGGGACCCTCTCCCACGGCACCGGCGGGGCGCTCCACATCTCCGTCGACGCCGAGAAGTACCGGATCGAGGCCGAGGACCTCAAGAACCTGCTCTTCTACGGCAGAGTGATCCCGATCGCGCAGGATCGCTCGCGGACGACCCCGGGCGGGATCCTGGTCAGCGAGGCCTCGCTTCGTGGCGGCTGTTTACGAAAAGAGTGCCAACACTGACCCTCCTACAAACAATCGCTCACTTTGAAAAGAAGGGATCTCAATACTCGCCGCCGTAGACCCCTGTCGCGATCTCATCCTCGATCGTGTCAGTCTCCTTTCTCGCGATCGTCTCCTCCCGCTGCTGCCGCAGTTCCCTGACAAGATCCCGTACGGCATAGACATCGATGGCGTTGTATGAAGCCTCATCGTATTCCAGTGCTGCGATCTCCGCGAGCGCCTCCTCAATGCGGTCAAGGTCGCTATACTGGCCGATTGCAATCCGGAACCGGTCGAGTATCGGCTCTGCAGTGTACCGGAAGTTCCCCCTGATCGAGTGGTCAAGGAGGAGGTCGTTCACGGCATGCCCTCTCTCCGGATCGACCACTATCTCGAGGACCGCCGGTGCGATCTCATAGGTATCGATATCGCCCGCCTCGAACCCGGCGATGATGGTTATCTGCACATCTGGCACGCTCCTGTCTCTTATGCCTTATCTCGCTGCAGTATCGTCCATCGGCCGGACGTTCACCGCCTTTGCAGCCCACTCATTCTTCTTCCGGTTAAACGATGGAACAACGTCGAATACAACCTGGCTCAGGTCCTCCGGTGCCCAGGTGAGCTCGTTCTTGAACCCGATGTATCCGTCAGCGTCCGGCGGGTTGATGAAGAAGTACTCGCGCTCCGGATGCCCGAGAAAGATCCTGCCAACTACCCCCTCTGCAAGCGGCTTTTCCCGCTCATGCTGCACCGTCAGGGGACTCTGCTCGGTTTCGCAGCTGCTCCAGTGGCGGCTGCACCGATAGGTGAGTTCCTCGACAGAATCCTCGATTGAAGAGATGGCGTTCTCATCGAGGCGCTGCTGCAATTCAGGAGGGATGGACCACGACATCCGCATCCGCAGGGCTGTGACCAGCGTATAGTGGTCCCGGGCCGCGTCCAGGCGACCGACCTGCTTGAAGATGTCACCCATCTCCATGAAGTAGCCGACCATGAACTCCGGGCGCTGCCCTGCTTTCACGGCCCGGGCCATCAGTGCCAGCGCCTCTTCCGGGCGGCCGAGCTGGTGGACAACTTTTCCATACTCAAAGAGGTCGTAGTAGTCCGGCCGGACGTTCCGGCAGAGCTCGTCAAACGTTTCTGCCGCCTTTTCGTATTCACCGATGCCTGCATACGCTTTGGCGAGGTCGGATGCAAAGAATTTGTACTGGTTGGGGAACTTCTCGATCGCTTCACGGCAGAGGGGAAGGGCTTCTTGCGCGCGCCCGGTGCCAATGAGCCCCAAGTTCCGGTAGTGATACCAGCGGGCAAGGTAACTCCAACCTTCTTTTCCATCGGGGAGTTTCATCCCCGCCGGGCTGAGCAGCGAGGGATCGACCCGGGACGTCCATGTTGCCAGCAGATTCCAGTCTTTGGAACCCTTTGCCGGTTTCATGATGGCGAAGGCGATATGGCTCACCGCCTGTGGGGGTGGGTTTCTGGAGAGGGCCTTCTCTCCGCAGGCGTGGAGCACCGGGACAGATGCCCCGTTATCTGCCATCTCTTCGACATAGCCGACATATGTCCATGCGACCTCCAGGTTTACCCAGTTGTGATCGGGGTAACGCGCGGCGATATCGTCGGCGAAGGTCATCGCCTCGCTGATGGGGCGCAGTTTCCTGAGACAGTGCAGCAGGCCTGCAGCAGTATATCCATTGTGATGCTGGCTGTCCCAGAGTTCACGATAGATCTCCAGGGCATCCTCGTACCTTCCGTTCTTTCTCAGTTTGTTTGCTTCCTGTGAGCGTTCTTCAGGGGTATCCATGTCAATCCCTCCTTATGTTCTGGATTTTCTCCGAGGCATAATTAAAGAATGCCATCTCCACATCGGCGTTCAGCCAGATCCCGCGCTCGCGAAGACCCGCATTGGTGAGCGCCTCCGGATGCGGGCATGGTTGGCCTGCTGCATTGAGCTCTGCTGCTGCGTAGGTCAGGATGGCGGTCCATGTGCCGTATTCTTCCGGCCAGCCCTGTTGGCCGGAGAGGATCGCCCAGCGCCCATCGACGGGTGTTGCGGTCAGGTCGAGGAGGTGCAGGTGGGCGGTGTCCCCCGCACCGAAGACCCGGACAATCCGGGTGTCGATCGCTCCAAAAAGTTCCGGCGCTGCGAACCGCAGGAGCTTGCTGGTATAAGTGGGGCCAAACCCCCGGATCTGGCCGCCAAGTACACGGATAGCGTTCTCCGGGCTCTCCCGCGCCCATCGGGCAACCTTTCCATCCTCAAAGAGGGCGATCCGGATCGGAGCAGGCGCCCGGATCCGCTCGATGTTCGGCAACCCGCCCCACCGCGCGATCGCTTTCAGGTGTTCCTCAGAGAGCGTCCCGGCTCTTGCAGCGTCGCCAACCTCACGCTCAAGCCGGCAGATGTCAGGGAATCCGTTCTGCCAGAGATCCCGCTTCCACGCATACGTGCGGTAGAGATCCGGGAAGTCGCAGGTCTCGATCAGGTCGCCGATACTGTCTTTCTTCGATGTGTTGAGATTCTGGTTGTTCATTTCTGGTTCCTCGTGTGAGCAGGGCTCCCCCGTCGCCCTGTCCCATTGTTGTATACGCACAGGGAAACAATTAAAAAATTCACGTGACTATTGTGAATATTGTGAAAACTTCTGATCCGATCCGGCCTGCCAGGGCCGATGGCCTGAACGAGCGGGTTCACCTGATCCCGCTCGGCCACGAGATCGACCGGGCCGTAAAGCCGTTTAATACATACCGGGCCGAGCGTGCGTACGTCATCGTGGTCCCGGACAACGCCGACCTGGATGAGCAGATGCTGGAGAAGCAGCGCCACTATACGAAGAGGGTCTGTGAGGGGCTGCTGGCGGCAGGTGTCCGCCCTGAGGTCGCCTACTGCAATATGTTTGACATCCTTGATGTGCTCCGGGTCGTCTCCTCCCTGATTGTGAGAGAGAAGCGGCAGGGGAACGATGTCCTCATCAACATGTCGGCCTGCGGCAGGATGACGTCGGTGGCCGTCACCATGGCGGCGATGGTGCATGGGGTTAGGGCGTACTATGTGCATGCGGACCGCTATGCAACGGGTGACGATGCCGCACTCGAGGCGGACCACGGTCTGAGTATCGTGGAGACCGGGCAGGTCGAACCGCTGTATAACTTCTCCATCATGATGCCGGACGCCGAGTGCCAGCTGCTGCTGTGCGAGCTCTACCGGCGGGGGGAGGGGATGACCAGCGAGGACCTCTTCGGCTTTTTCCACAAGCAAGGATTTGAAGGATATGACGAATTGCCGCCCGAAAAGAGAAACAAGTCTGGCGAATACAGCTCGGGCTCGAAGAACCGGGAACTTCTCAACAGGACGAACCGAAAATACCTGTACAAACTGGAGGCTGCAGGCTACATCACGCGCATCTGGAGCGGCAGGCGCTTTTCTGTTCACATCACCGATGCCGGGAGGTACATTGCCTGTGTGAGCGGTCTGCTTGAGGGTGACGCCACATAAACTGGAAGTAGATGGCTTACAACTCCCTCTATATCAGGTGTAGTGAACTGATGGGGGATTTGGAAGCGGTGATTGAGCAATAGCAGTACTTCGCTAATTTTCGAACCAGCATATTCTCTGCCGAACCCGGAAACCCGCACAAAAACGAAAGATTTATATCGTTTGCAGGCGCCCCCTCATGCCTTTTGCCAAAAGCAAGAAGACGACCTGCAGAAAGAGTAACGACCTCAAGCCGAAAGAATGTTGTGCTCACGCCATTGCGGCGCTGGACCAGCACCTCACCATCCCGATCCAGGGTCGGCTCACCCAGACCGACCTGTTTCAGGCTCTGGTCGGCATGGCCGCGATGCAACAATCGATTCACTCGATCACCGGGTTTTTGGAGCATGTACCCTGTGAGACGTCATTTCGCTATCATCTCAACAAACTGGCTATGGATGATCTGGAGCAGAAGAGCACTGCTATCCTCACCCACCTCGTGCACCACGTCCTGAAACCCGGGAACGCGTATCAGTTTGCGATTGACTACACCAACGATCCGTACTACGGGAAGACTTCCGACGAGAACGAATCATATATCCTCCGAAGCAAACGCAAGCAATCGACGAACGAATTCTACTCCTACATCACCCTCTACGTGACCACCAGAGACCGGCAGGTGACGTTGGCCGTGTATCCGGTGCGGCAGGGGATCGCAAAGGTTGGGTACATCGCCCGGTGCCTCGACCGGATTGCCGAACTCGGGCTCAAGGTCGAGGTCCTCTGCCTGGACCGGGAGTTCTATACCCGGAAGGTCTTCGGGTTTCTGACCCAGGTGCAGGTACCGTTCATCGTTCCCGTCAAGAAGCAGAGCAACCGCATGAAAGCACTGCTCCAGGGGACGCAGTCCCGGTATGCCGAGTACCGGATGAGAGGAAAACCATCACTTCCCCTGACGATTGCCATTGCCGTGAAGTATGCGAAGGGGAGACGAGGAAAATACGGCGCTGAGAATCTGGGCTACGTTGTCGGCGGTATTGCCTGGCATCCGCTCCGGGTGCACCGGATCTACCGATCACGGTTCTCGATCGAGGCATCCTACCGGATGCGCAACCAGGTGAAACCCAGGACGAGCACAAGAAACCCCGTGATTCGGTATCTCTATGCAATCATCTCGTTTCTGCTGAAAAACGTCTGGATCGCTCTCTTATGGATACATTTCTCGCCGGTGAAGCAGGGACCGCGAACGATTGAAATGCGCGCGTTTCGATTCGATGCTTTTCGACTCATAATCTGGGAAGCGATCCGGGCATCGATGGGGATGGTGAAAGGAATTACGGTGTTACGGCAACGGGTTTAGAGAAAGGATGGTAGAACAAGGTCAAACAGAAGGAGAGGTGAGGGAGATTTAGCGAAGTACTGAATAGGCACAGGCGGGCAATTATAAATTTTAGGAAAGGTTTAGACTTACTATTGTTGTTCCCGAGTTAATTCAAATACCCCTTCTAAACGGAGCGAGATGAATGGTTAGAAATCATTTTGGGAGACTAGAAGAGGTTGATCTCCGCGCTGGTTGGTTAGATGAGGCGCGGGATTTTACGCCCTGGCTTGCCCAGACTGAAAACCTTGAGATCTTGGGTGATGCTCTTGGGATGGAACTGGAACCCGTCAGTACTGAGCAGGGGGTGGGTCCTTACAAAGCTGACATTCTTGCAAGAGATCCGGCCACCAATACATACGTGCTCATTGAAAACCAGCTTGAGAAGACAGATCACTCGCACCTTGGCCAGATAATTACGTATAGTGCTGGACTTGAGGCGAAGACCATCGTCTGGATCGCCAGAAGGTTTACCGATGAGCATCGTGCTGCACTCGATTGGCTCAATCAAATCTCAGAAGAGTCGCTCAATTTTTTTGGCATTGAGGTTGAATTATGGAGAATTGGAGATTCCTCACCCGCACCTCGATTCAATGTCGTATCCAAACCCAATGAATGGACGAAGTCGATTCATGCATCAAGACAACCTTCGGAATTGACGGATTCGCAAGGAATCCAGTTAGAGTATTGGAGTGGCTTTAACGAGTATCTCGAAAGCGTCTGCTCAAAGCTGAAACCCCGGAAACCGTATCCGCAGAATTGGATAGCATATGGGATTGGAAAAAGCGGCTTTACACTGGCCGCAAAAATTCATCAGCGTGAAAAATGGATTGATGTCGAGATTTGGGTTGGAGGTCAGCACAAAAATGAATATTTCCAGCAAATAAAGGAAAACTTTGAGCAGGTTGCGGCAGAGAAACTGAATCCCCATATTGAGTGGATCTATCGGCCAGAGCGGATTGATCACCTCATCCGGTTGGTTCGACCGATGACGGATCCTGCAGACACTTCTGAATGGCACGAACAATTCGAGTGGATAGAAAATAATCTTAAGATGTTTCGTGAGTTCTTCTCCCCGATAATTAAAAGTCTGAACGTAAATGAAGGTGGAGACTAACGACCGATTTTTGGTTCAAGGCGCCCTCCCTCGTTTAGTGTAGACTCACGGCGTTTCGACATCTCGTAGGTTCACAAGATCTCGGATAAA is a genomic window of Methanoculleus bourgensis MS2 containing:
- a CDS encoding HFX_2341 family transcriptional regulator domain-containing protein → MKTSDPIRPARADGLNERVHLIPLGHEIDRAVKPFNTYRAERAYVIVVPDNADLDEQMLEKQRHYTKRVCEGLLAAGVRPEVAYCNMFDILDVLRVVSSLIVREKRQGNDVLINMSACGRMTSVAVTMAAMVHGVRAYYVHADRYATGDDAALEADHGLSIVETGQVEPLYNFSIMMPDAECQLLLCELYRRGEGMTSEDLFGFFHKQGFEGYDELPPEKRNKSGEYSSGSKNRELLNRTNRKYLYKLEAAGYITRIWSGRRFSVHITDAGRYIACVSGLLEGDAT
- a CDS encoding sensor histidine kinase, producing MTGKFGVLYCENLAREMAAVVATGEFLEILTEPFRMDCGGRRAGWDRFVIGHSRFQESCEKVCVLGCGCLKWIEPPGPAVVIPDLMREVLLPVPLYDACVREGAFMVIPGMLSRWSEYLAGLGFEGEAAGEFCRESIRKIVLLDTGIDPEASRNLAALGDDLGIPIERIPVGIEPLQRYLALQYLQWRLEQEKKTYRDSIAAANQRSADYAMTIDILGRITELQSEETVAEEMLDLVTVLFAPARIGFASIDGGEAGRIISRPPGYYDAPGRAAEFFAPETRNAILSDRDGLSMEVRHKNQCVGVLVLEGLAVPHRAAEYLSISRSVTEVCGLAIANARTYQKLQEAVMERDREIGERMRAEKALREANRKLNTLSSITRHDILNQLAALLGYLEITQMDLESGRLPADPTLVRYVANELQAARTIQRQVEFTRFYQDIGVKEAEWHDAETLIRQAAEELPLSEVRVDIGVTGLWVYADPLIGKVFYNLMENSVRHGGDISRISFLGSRAEGGLVITYTDDGRGIPAADKERIFRKGFGKNTGLGLFLTREILAITGITINETGVEGEGVRFEIFIPEGEYRLVGSDT
- a CDS encoding tyrosine-type recombinase/integrase gives rise to the protein MNVIEKLKNLDPVNKTYLEKYIRHLKLKQLKQKTIDTKVWRIYTFLSWSKFSDAQEAGPERLEDYFIERRATVSPFTLQGDILELKLFFRWLVPDREKELFRNIRMRRPRKHLPVDQLITREDIVRLVDVCDKPRDRALIMLMWDSGARIGELLSLNIGHVQFDRYGAVVIVNGKTGMRRLRLISSVPDLQTWVNTHPLRADANAPLFVTSRRYGHEPRRMSIRTVENKLKYVARKLGMTKPIHPHAIRHARLTDLTRSNGKKQGLSEMELRLVAGWEKNSAMPEVYVHLSGADVERKLLENAGLVDDASDRMDTALEPRQCPRCKALNAYDAFYCATCSMALVEEAARKVDESTEEAKKSGEYLEYMELVRQLKKDLGLSKIQPSHS
- a CDS encoding ISH3 family transposase, translating into MPFAKSKKTTCRKSNDLKPKECCAHAIAALDQHLTIPIQGRLTQTDLFQALVGMAAMQQSIHSITGFLEHVPCETSFRYHLNKLAMDDLEQKSTAILTHLVHHVLKPGNAYQFAIDYTNDPYYGKTSDENESYILRSKRKQSTNEFYSYITLYVTTRDRQVTLAVYPVRQGIAKVGYIARCLDRIAELGLKVEVLCLDREFYTRKVFGFLTQVQVPFIVPVKKQSNRMKALLQGTQSRYAEYRMRGKPSLPLTIAIAVKYAKGRRGKYGAENLGYVVGGIAWHPLRVHRIYRSRFSIEASYRMRNQVKPRTSTRNPVIRYLYAIISFLLKNVWIALLWIHFSPVKQGPRTIEMRAFRFDAFRLIIWEAIRASMGMVKGITVLRQRV
- a CDS encoding tetratricopeptide repeat protein, with product MDTPEERSQEANKLRKNGRYEDALEIYRELWDSQHHNGYTAAGLLHCLRKLRPISEAMTFADDIAARYPDHNWVNLEVAWTYVGYVEEMADNGASVPVLHACGEKALSRNPPPQAVSHIAFAIMKPAKGSKDWNLLATWTSRVDPSLLSPAGMKLPDGKEGWSYLARWYHYRNLGLIGTGRAQEALPLCREAIEKFPNQYKFFASDLAKAYAGIGEYEKAAETFDELCRNVRPDYYDLFEYGKVVHQLGRPEEALALMARAVKAGQRPEFMVGYFMEMGDIFKQVGRLDAARDHYTLVTALRMRMSWSIPPELQQRLDENAISSIEDSVEELTYRCSRHWSSCETEQSPLTVQHEREKPLAEGVVGRIFLGHPEREYFFINPPDADGYIGFKNELTWAPEDLSQVVFDVVPSFNRKKNEWAAKAVNVRPMDDTAAR
- a CDS encoding uroporphyrinogen decarboxylase family protein, encoding MTGEMTPAERTAVTMGFEEPDRVPLFLLFTIYGAKELGLSIRDYFSRPEYVAEGQMRLQKKFGGDCLNPFCYAAVEVEAWGGEVIFSEVGPPNAGRPPIRSPEEIESLEVPLVEESPGLLFGLRTIELLKKEVGDDVPIMGSVVSPFSLPVMQLGFDAYLDLLYGEPDLFWTLMKKNEEFCVEWANAQVEAGATAVGYADPLASPDMIPRDLYRRTGFVVARRTIPRIEAGVATSLASARALPVIDDLAGTGSVGVGVSAFDDLATVKQQCTGRLTVLGNLNAIEMRRWTPAQAEAEVKRAIAAAGPGGGFVLSDNHGEIPWQIPESVLMAIAAAVRKWGNYPLDWVSG
- a CDS encoding cobalamin B12-binding domain-containing protein — translated: MRPEIPDHPGPDTSSLLISDLEEALLAVDRVRAGRIIEATCAASSPVSCIETLIVPVLEEIGEKWEQGQVALSQVYMSGRISEEIVATMLPPGSPERITQPKIAIAVLEDHHTLGKRILLAVLRAGGYEVTDYGAGVTVDGLVERVIQDRIEILLISTLMLPAALRAKEAVTRIKEAMPEARVIVGGAPFRFDADLWKETGADAVGRSASDTLALVRGMAGAVVS